In one window of Tripterygium wilfordii isolate XIE 37 chromosome 1, ASM1340144v1, whole genome shotgun sequence DNA:
- the LOC119995538 gene encoding dynein light chain 1, cytoplasmic-like translates to MSEDEKKSVTGALIVRPNSDDRKTSVATATNSTKQVIIKSADMSDAMQKEAVEIAIAAFEKNNVEKDVAEHIKKEFDKKHGATWHCIVGRNFGSYVTHETNHFVYFYLDQKAVLLFKSG, encoded by the exons AtgagtgaagatgagaagaaaaGCGTCACCGGAGCTCTGATCGTGAGACCCAACTCCGATGACCGGAAAACCTCGGTGGCAACAGCTACCAACTCCACCAAGCAAGTTATCATCAAGAGTGCCGACATGAGTGACGCCATGCAGAAGGAGGCTGTCGAGATCGCCATCGCT GCGTTTGAGAAGAACAACGTAGAGAAGGATGTAGCAGAGCATATAAAGAAGGAGTTCGATAAGAAGCACGGGGCTACTTGGCACTGCATCGTTGGTCGCAATTTTG GTTCTTATGTGACTCATGAGACAAATCACTTTGTTTATTTCTACTTGGATCAGAAAGCGGTTCTGTTGTTCAAGTCTGGTTGA
- the LOC120002117 gene encoding bidirectional sugar transporter SWEET17-like — translation MEGLSFFFGVMANVLSVLVFLSPIDTFRRITRQRSTEEFESLPYVCTLLSAALWTYYGIIRPGTYLVATVNGFGTLVEIVYVTLFLIYAPPKMKAKTVVFVGIVDVGFLAIAVLVSQLALQGDLRIDSIGTICAAVSIIMYSSPLAAMKTVITTKSVEYMPFSLSFFIFSSTGIWALYGLLVQDYYVLVPNGTGFVLGTAQLVLYAIYRNCKPSTTSVDSDRLEEGWQHEPLLSPSDDKLEG, via the exons ATGGAAGGCTTGAGTTTCTTCTTTGGAGTGATGG CCAATGTGCTCTCAGTCCTGGTGTTTCTTTCTCCCAT AGACACTTTTCGGAGAATAACGAGGCAGCGATCGACGGAGGAGTTTGAGAGCCTGCCATACGTATGTACATTGTTAAGCGCAGCCTTGTGGACTTACTATGGAATCATCAGGCCTGGAACCTACCTTGTAGCCACTGTCAATGGCTTTGGCACTCTTGTTGAGATTGTCTATGTTACATTGTTCCTCATATATGCACCCCCAAAGATGAAG GCAAAAACCGTTGTGTTTGTTGGGATTGTTGATGTGGGGTTTCTAGCAATAGCAGTTTTGGTCTCTCAATTAGCATTGCAAGGAGATCTACGAATTGATTCAATTGGCACCATTTGTGCTGCCGTCAGTATTATCATGTATAGCTCACCTCTTGCTGCCATG aaaaCAGTGATCACAACCAAGAGCGTGGAGTACATGCCATTCTCTCTctcgttttttattttctccagTACAGGAATTTGGGCACTCTACGGTTTGCTTGTCCAAGATTATTACGTTCTG GTTCCAAACGGGACAGGATTTGTACTAGGAACAGCACAGCTGGTGTTATATGCAATTTACAGGAATTGTAAGCCATCTACAACTAGTGTTGATTCCGACAGATTGGAAGAAGGATGGCAACATGAGCCTCTTCTTTCACCATCCGATGACAAGCTTGAAGGCTGA
- the LOC120000391 gene encoding glyoxysomal fatty acid beta-oxidation multifunctional protein MFP-a-like: MANKSKGRTTIEVGSDGVAVITIIHPPVNALSFDVLNSLKESFDQALRRDDVKAIVVTGAKGKFSGGFDITSFGGVQEGKANASKPGFVSVEILSDTVEGARKPSVAAIDGLALGGGLEVAMACHARISTPNAQLGLPELQLGIIPGFGGTQRLPRLVGISKGLEMILTSKPVKGEEAHNLGLVDALVSPNELVDAARRWALDILEGRRPWVASLYRTDKLDSLGEAREIFKFARAQARKQAPNLKHPLVCIDVVEEGIVSGPRAGLWKEAEAFQELVRSDTSKSLIHIFFAQRGTTKVPGVTDRGLVPRQVKKVAVLGGGLMGSGIATALVLSNYQVILKEVNEKFLEAGTGRVRANLQSRVKKGSMSQEKLEKTLSLLKGALDYEGFKDVDMVIEAVIENVSLKQQIFADLEKYCPPHCILASNTSTIDLNLIGERTKSQDRIVGAHFFSPAHVMPLLEIVRTNHTSSQVIVDLLDVGKKIRKTPVLVGNCTGFAVNRVFFPYSQAAFLLVERGTDVYQIDKVITKFGMPMGPFRLIDLVGFGVGIATGMQFVQNFPERTYKSMLLPIMQEDKRLGEATRKGFYLYGDKRRANPDPELKKYIEKARSMSGVTVDPKFVKLTEKDIVEMIFFPVVNEACRVFAEGIVVKAADLDIASVMGMGFPPYRGGILFWADSLGSKYIYSRLEEWSKMYGEFFKPCAFLAERAAKGASLSAPVEQAKSRM; the protein is encoded by the exons ATGGCAAACAAGTCAAAGGGAAGAACAACGATCGAAGTGGGTTCTGATGGGGTGGCCGTTATCACTATCATCCACCCTCCTGTCAATGCTCTCTCCTTCGATG TGTTAAACAGCTTGAAAGAGAGTTTTGATCAGGCCTTGCGAAGAGATGATGTGAAGGCAATTGTTGTTACAG GGGCTAAGGGCAAGTTTTCTGGTGGTTTTGACATTACTTCTTTTGGTGGAGTCCAAGAAGGAAAGG CGAATGCATCAAAGCCTGGTTTTGTATCAGTGGAGATTCTGAGTGACACCGTGGAAG gTGCAAGAAAACCTTCCGTTGCTGCGATTGATGGCCTTGCCTTAGGTGGAGGTTTAGAAGTTGCGATG GCATGCCATGCACGAATTTCAACCCCCAATGCACAGCTTGGTTTACCTGAGCTTCAGCTTGGAATAATTCCTGGATTTGGAG GAACGCAGCGGCTTCCACGACTTGTTGGCATCTCAAAGGGACTAGAAATGATCCTG ACGTCAAAGCCGGTTAAAGGGGAGGAAGCTCATAATTTGGGCCTTGTGGATGCTTTAGTATCGCCTAATGAGTTGGTAGACGCTGCACGGCGGTGGGCCCTGGATATCTTGGAGGGCAGGAGACCATGGGTTGCTAGTCTTTACAGGACTGACAAGTTAGATTCACTTGGGGAAGCAAgggaaattttcaaatttgcaAGAGCACAAGCCCGTAAACAGGCTCCAAATCTCAAACATCCTTTAGTTTGCATTGATGTGGTAGAAGAGGGCATAGTTTCTGGTCCACGGGCTGGACTTTGGAAG GAGGCTGAAGCATTCCAAGAACTCGTGCGTTCTGACACCTCCAAGAGTTTGATCCACATCTTTTTTGCGCAACGTGGAACTACTAAG GTTCCAGGAGTTACCGACCGGGGCTTGGTGCCACGGCAAGTGAAAAAGGTTGCTGTTCTTGGTGGGGGGTTAATGGGTTCTGGAATAGCGACTGCTTTGGTTCTAAGTAATTACCAAGTGATCCTGAAAGAAGTAAATGAAAAGTTCTTGGAAGCTGGGACTGGAAGAGTCAGAG ccAATCTACAAAGCCGTGTTAAGAAAGGAAGCATGTCtcaagaaaaacttgaaaagactCTCTCTCTTCTTAAGGGTGCTCTTGATTATGAAGGCTTTAAAGATGTGGACATGGTCATTGAG GCTGTTATTGAAAATGTTTCTCTGAAGCAACAAATTTTTGCTGATCTCGAAAAATATTGTCCTCCACATTGCATACTTGCCAGTAACACTTCCACAATCGACTTGAACTTAATTGGTGAAAGGACCAAATCCCAAGATCGGATTGTTGGTGCCCATTTCTTTAG CCCAGCTCATGTCATGCCACTTCTAGAAATTGTCCGTACGAATCACACATCTTCCCAAGTGATTGTTGATCTGTTGGATGTTGGGAAGAAGATAAGGAAGACCCCCGTTTTGGTTGGGAATTGCACAGGTTTTGCTGTCAACCGGGTGTTCTTTCCGTACTCACAAGCTGCTTTTTTGCTTGTTGAACGTGGTACAGATGTTTACCAGATTGATAAGGTGATCACCAAATTTGGAATGCCAATGGGACCATTCAG GTTGATTGACCTGGTTGGTTTTGGTGTTGGAATTGCAACTGGCATGCAATTTGTTCAGAACTTTCCCGAGCGGACATACAAATCTATGCTTCTTCCAATCATGCAAGAGGATAAGAGACTTG GTGAAGCAACCCGCAAAGGGTTTTATTTGTATGGTGATAAACGCAGAGCTAATCCAGATCCTGAATTGAAGAAGTACATAGAGAAGGCGAGGAGCATGTCTGGTGTGACTGTTGATCCAAAG TTTGTGAAGTTAACGGAGAAGGACATCGTGGAAATGATATTTTTCCCTGTAGTTAACGAGGCCTGCCGGGTTTTTGCTGAAGGTATTGTTGTAAAGGCTGCAGATCTCGACATTGCTTCTGTTATGGGCATGGGTTTTCCACCTTACAG GGGAGGAATCTTGTTCTGGGCTGATTCACTTGGATCTAAATATATTTACTCAAGATTGGAGGAATGGTCCAAGATGTATGGAGAATTCTTTAAGCCTTGCGCCTTCTTGGCCGAAAGAGCTGCCAAGGGAGCTTCTCTG AGTGCTCCTGTGGAACAGGCAAAATCTCGGATGTAA
- the LOC120004349 gene encoding Fanconi anemia group I protein, whose translation MTTSATAIDQLPLSPSPSLQPLADAEIIRLAQETHPHLPPSFLSPSSHPTILSYLHSRAASPSPSDAVSEYVLSILSLISLSPHTPSVATLLSSLLSSYISLQIPRDANSLKAVHLFSSLLHYVPVRDIQSTAHQIIERISTFVTLDDCQILDLLPRAFDLVLKSEEIEDVRDFVNFSVDEILEREWSKGVLVKMVSLVREFGVAIDKVRGRALLEKVFKGIRSVDLQDLPSLVYQLLVLASKGFNKREVIEGIVMLFGSELESKKVGSMMRQVEGTVLLHVNFAVKQDPSLGKEVMGLVKADLRAFNHFTVAVLLSIARVRRFSENSMGVLRTTLLMAYRDYSFAKECKWLTDELKEEHLQNVKIVEKAVLRAVNESNYGREHIVPSIVQFGFILLESVEEGNCGETLHSNGLLGIEEIGIQIVKNLFEVHDMVRNEIIEQCKFRILSLKPEQSKPVIRLLGHLVQSYPYILLEYVSRIKELLDYYTFMPGKVAAYLVTVLLPLIKFSHDLQDYIILVVRKAMFRREDTVRLAATNTIINLLLTEFQSKRDVSLSFQDSSSQASSSQQTEIPCRIGKGLFQELSGLLQRCLYQQAKVKEAMYYGLVKIVLADPSSCRAVFDFLLPHFLRFFQEDMDQLNIRSCVKTECRKVVLEEPLDCLLSCISWILLLQPQGKTDRSSDSSWTCFGFSLSQDNEAGRTASGEFLSHALLKIRKFLRNGNVEEILGQAPDACSASFEEERRKCCASVSSGIVEVVLNILAAETAKATVLKKVELEKELLEFVILHDSLDKETRKLRQNTGVKRLHQQTVTHGTMDDIDTEYRQLMQGRFPFLSTSSIHQLLQTALRLCNPESSHNDSTSQNRSQSSSCRTSKCSKIISFALNAAVHLIKSFPSVGREDPLKTLIYGEIEMLGPPLLKLIFLLKSGLKTSTDQKKREGRKEAEDMKDYLHLGLLCLKELVTISLLRPQSIGLIDNLLCVSLEYVGMDGEREAVSGIDDQHTRRKELLINVILKPLVTELLAVSFFREAEVICDMLLLIKKTLPDKCGPSHGDWAIGICKNNDIKNSKVARSVVSLAIILSSPPDDFIVAKDMAKELLKITGPERSSQQEASVAYPLINQSTSTATSSCILQLVEAVLGDMEWVIKKLKMFSLVAQKSINFNQNGEHASRLALEENLYSRAEALVEVLSSFVLMSLKDNQAEHLLRLAARFYKLLAQMSRLRIAPKGFKQHIPSLTFQKLVELTCKKLTVPLYNFVAEMQKVRQENASKKGIINKIKRENKCIPDLIFQIEDYEKYLIRLSKLTKLNFLRHAKRSTSRDFRIIDPKKNAISEGDASNHEPSSNNDSAGAAVDESCEDSEKDEEDGLENVHSSHSQGPEVSESDTENGGAVPNAKRLKRSRVVQDSDDEA comes from the exons ATGACCACCTCTGCCACTGCAATTGACCAACTACCACTGTCGCCGTCACCGTCACTGCAACCTTTGGCCGATGCTGAGATTATCCGCTTGGCCCAAGAAACCCACCCACACCTTCCTCCTTCCTTTCTCTCCCCATCCTCTCATCCTACAATCCTCTCATACCTCCACTCTCGCGCCGCCTCTCCCTCCCCTTCCGACGCCGTTTCCGAGTACGTTCTATCTATCCTCTCCCTTATCTCTCTATCTCCTCACACTCCTTCCGTTGCTACCCTACTCTCCTCCCTCCTCTCGTCCTACATTTCGCTCCAAATCCCTCGCGATGCCAATTCCCTCAAAGCAGTCCACCTCTTCTCCTCCCTCCTCCACTACGTCCCCGTTCGCGATATCCAAAGTACGGCTCATCAGATCATCGAGAGAATATCAACTTTTGTGACGTTAGACGATTGCCAGATCCTCGACCTGCTCCCTCGCGCTTTCGATTTGGTTTTGAAATCGGAGGAGATTGAGGACGTTAGGGATTTTGTGAATTTCTCGGTGGATGAGATTCTTGAGCGGGAGTGGTCCAAGGGGGTTTTGGTCAAAATGGTTTCGCTTGTGAGGGAATTCGGGGTTGCTATTGATAAGGTGAGAGGGAGAGCTCTCTTGGAGAAGGTTTTCAAGGGAATCAGGAGTGTTGACTTGCAGGACTTGCCTTCGCTTGTGTATCAGCTTCTTGTTTTGGCTTCAAAAGGGTTTAACAAGAGGGAGGTAATTGAAGGGATTGTAATGTTGTTTGGGTCAGAATTGGAGTCAAAGAAGGTGGGATCCATGATGAGGCAAGTTGAAGGGACAGTGTTGCTTCATGTTAATTTCGCAGTGAAGCAGGACCCCTCTCTGGGGAAGGAGGTAATGGGACTTGTGAAGGCGGATCTTAGGGCCTTCAATCATTTTACTGTTGCCGTTTTGCTATCAATTGCTAGGGTGAGGAGGTTCAGTGAGAATTCCATGGGGGTTTTAAGGACAACGCTTCTAATGGCTTATCGTGATTACAGTTTTGCTAA AGAGTGTAAGTGGCTAACAGATGAGTTGAAGGAAGAGCATCTCCAGAATGTCAAAATAGTGGAAAAGGCTGTTTTAAGAGCT GTAAATGAGAGCAACTATGGTAGGGAGCATATTGTACCTAGCATTGTGCAGTTTGGCTTTATATTACTGGAGTCGGTGGAAGAAGGAAACTGTGGAGAGACATTACATTCTAATGGTTTGCTGGGCATTGAGGAGATCGGTATTCAAATTGTAAAGAATTTATTTGAGGTTCATGACATGGTGAGAAATG AGATTATTGAACAATGCAAGTTTCGCATACTCTCTTTGAAGCCAGAGCAGAGCAAGCCAGTCATAAG ACTACTTGGTCACCTGGTTCAGAGTTATCCCTACATACTGTTAGAATATGTTTCGCGTATAAAGGAACTTCTGGATTATTATACTTTCATGCCGGGCAAGGTTGCTGCTTATCTTGTTACTGTTCTATTGCCTCTCATCAAATTTAGCCACGATCTTCAG GATTACATTATTCTGGTTGTGCGTAAAGCCATGTTCAGACGTGAAGACACAGTTCGTCTTGCAGCAACAAATACTATTATTAATCTTTTACTGACAGAATTCCAATCTAAGAGAGACGTCTCTTTGTCTTTTCAAGACTCATCAAGCCAAGCCAGCTCCAGCCAGCAGACTGAGATTCCTTGCAGAATAGGTAAGGGGCTCTTCCAGGAGCTTAGTGGTTTGCTCCAACGATGTCTTTATCAGCAG GCAAAAGTCAAGGAGGCCATGTATTATGGGCTTGTCAAGATTGTCTTGGCTGACCCCTCTAGTTGCAGAGctgtctttgattttcttttgccTCATTTTCTTCGCTTTTTCCAGGAG GATATGGATCAACTTAACATTAGAAGCTGTGTTAAAACAGAGTGTAGAAAGGTGGTTCTCGAAGAGCCTCTGGATTGTCTTCTATCTTGTATTTCTTGGATTTTGCTCCTTCAGCCACAGGGTAAAACTGATCGGTCCTCTGATTCCTCATGGACATGTTTTGGTTTCTCCCTCTCGCAGGACAATGAG GCAGGAAGAACTGCATCTGGTGAGTTCTTATCCCATGCGTTATTGAAGATCAGGAAGTTTCTAAGAAATGGAAACGTGGAAG AGATTCTTGGTCAGGCTCCGGATGCATGCTCTGCATCTtttgaagaagagagaagaaaatgctGTGCTTCAGTTTCATCCGGAATTGTTGAAGTGGTATTGAATATTTTGGCTGCTGAGACGGCGAAAGCAACAGTTCTTAAGAAAGTAGAACTTGAAAAGGAACTGCTTGAGTTTGTTATTCTTCATGACTCACTGGATAAGGAAACCCGTAAATTAAGACAAAATACTGGTGTCAAAAGGCTGCATCAGCAAACTGTCACTCATGGAACAATGGATGACATTGATACAGAATACAGACAATTGATGCAAGGGCGGTTTCCTTTCTTGTCAACTTCAAGTATACATCAGTTATTGCAAACAGCCTTGAGGCTATGCAATCCTGAAAGCAGCCATAATGATTCAACCTCCCAGAACCGTAGCCAGTCATCCTCTTGCAGGACATCAAAATGTTCCAAGATAATTTCTTTTGCCTTGAATGCTGCCGTCCATCTTATAAAATCTTTCCCCAGTGTGGGCAGGGAAGATCCATTGAAGACTCTGATCTATGGGGAAATTGAAATGCTGGGCCCGCCATTGCTTAAACTAATATTTTTACTTAAATCAGGGCTTAAAACGTCAACAgatcaaaagaaaagggagggAAGGAAAGAAGCAGAAGACATGAAGGATTATCTCCATCTTGGCTTGTTGTGCTTGAAGGAATTGGTTACAATCAGTTTGTTGAGACCACAATCAATCGGCTTGATTGACAATCTTTTGTGTGTCTCACTTGAGTATGTTGGCATGGATGGTGAACGTGAAGCAGTCTCGGGGATTGATGATCAACATACTAGACGCAAAGAATTGCTCATCAATGTGATTTTGAAGCCACTTGTCACTGAGCTTCTTGCAGTCTCATTTTTTCGTGAAGCTGAG GTTATATGTGACATGTTGTTGCTTATTAAAAAGACATTGCCTGACAAATGTGGGCCCTCCCATGGTgattgggctattggcatctgcAAAAACAATGACATAAAGAATTCCAAGGTTGCGAGAAGTGTTGTTTCACTTGCTATAATTTTAAGCTCACCGCCTGATGACTTCATTGTTGCAAAAGACATGGCCAAGGAACTGCTAAAAATTACTGGACCAGAGAGAAGCAGCCAGCAAGAGGCTTCTGTTGCATACCCTCTCATAAACCAGTCAACAAGTACTGCTACAAGTTCTTGCATTTTACAATTGGTTGAAGCTGTTCTTGGAGATATGGAATGGGTGATCAAAAAGCTGAAGATGTTTTCCTTGGTTGCTCAAAAAAGTATTAATTTTAATCAGAATGGAGAACATGCTTCCAGATTGGCACTTGAGGAAAATCTCTACTCCAGGGCTGAGGCATTGGTCGAAGTACTATCATCTTTTGTTTTGATGAGTCTCAAGG ACAATCAAGCCGAGCATTTGCTCAGATTGGCTGCAAGGTTCTACAAGCTTTTAGCTCAGATGTCAAGGCTTAGGATTGCTCCTAAAGGTTTTAAGCAGCATATACCTAGCCTTACATTCCAGAAACTCGTAGAATTAACTTGCAAGAAGCTCACAGTTCCTCTGTATAATTTCGTTGCAGAGATGCAAAAG GTTCGACAAGAAAATGCTTCCAAGAAAGGTATCATCAACAAGATTAAGAGGGAAAATAAATGTATCCCAGACCTGATATTCCAGATTGAAGACTACGAAAAATATCTTATCCGGCTTAGCAAGTTGACCAAACTCAATTTCCTGAGACATGCCAAGCGTAGCACTTCTCGGGATTTCAGAATTATAGATCCAAAGAAGAATGCAATTTCGGAAGGAGATGCTTCAAACCATGAACCTAGCAGTAATAATGATTCTGCTGGAGCTGCTGTAGATGAATCATGTGAAGATTCTGAGAAGGATGAAGAAGATGGATTAGAGAATGTACATTCATCTCATTCTCAAGGTCCTGAAGTATCCGAATCTGATACTGAAAATGGTGGTGCTGTTCCAAATGCCAAGAGACTGAAAAGGAGTAGAGTTGTGCAGGATTCTGATGATGAAGCATAG